Proteins encoded together in one Acidobacteriota bacterium window:
- a CDS encoding cytochrome c biogenesis protein CcdA: MDNVTLFAAFAAGLLSFVSPCVLPLIPGYLSFVSGVSLEEMRGGDDTQGTARARGKVLLSSLGFICGFTLVFVSLGASASAVGEFLMTRLSILGKVAGAVIIVFGLHMMGVLKISWLYNEKRVQARKKPTGPLGAVVVGIAFAFGWTPCIGPILAAILAIAASKDTVWQGIELLLAYSLGLGIPFLITSLAINQFFAVFARIRRHYHAIEVASGVLLVAVGVLMITNRLTVIAQYLSSYLPTF, translated from the coding sequence ATGGATAACGTCACCCTCTTCGCCGCCTTCGCCGCCGGCCTGCTGTCGTTTGTCTCGCCGTGCGTGCTGCCGCTCATCCCGGGCTACCTGTCGTTTGTCTCGGGGGTGTCGCTCGAAGAAATGCGCGGCGGAGACGACACTCAGGGCACCGCGCGCGCCCGCGGCAAGGTGCTGTTGTCGTCGCTCGGCTTCATCTGCGGATTCACGCTGGTCTTCGTGTCCCTCGGTGCGTCGGCGAGCGCGGTCGGCGAATTCCTGATGACGCGCCTCAGCATTCTCGGCAAGGTGGCGGGAGCCGTCATCATCGTGTTCGGCCTGCACATGATGGGCGTGCTGAAGATCAGCTGGCTCTACAACGAGAAGCGCGTGCAGGCCCGGAAGAAGCCGACGGGCCCCCTTGGCGCAGTGGTGGTCGGCATTGCGTTCGCCTTCGGATGGACCCCCTGTATCGGGCCCATCCTGGCCGCCATCCTGGCCATCGCCGCCAGCAAAGACACGGTGTGGCAGGGAATCGAACTGCTGCTGGCGTACTCGCTTGGTCTCGGGATTCCGTTTCTGATCACCTCGCTCGCCATCAACCAGTTCTTCGCGGTCTTCGCGCGCATCCGCAGGCACTATCACGCGATCGAGGTCGCGTCGGGCGTCCTGCTCGTGGCGGTCGGCGTCCTGATGATCACCAACCGCCTCACCGTGATCGCCCAGTACCTGTCGTCGTACCTGCCGACGTTCTGA